TTAAGAATTAGTGGTGGCGTATTTTGGAATCTTTCGTTATTAGCAATGATTTTTCTAACGACCGCCGTTATTGCCGTTGGTGGTATTGGCTTAGGTTATTTTGCTTCATTAGTAAAAGACGAGCCCCTACGTTCCAAAGAAGAAATGCGCGAACAAATTCTTAGCTATGAAGAAACAAGTGAAATTTACTTTGCAAATGATATTTACATAGGAAAAATTCGTACAGATTTAGACCGACGTGAAACATCACTAGCAAACATATCTCCAATTGTTATTAATGCTGTTATGGCAACTGAAGATGAATACTTCCGCGAGCATCCTGGAATTGTACCAAAAGCGGTGCTGCGCGGGCTATTACAAGACGTCTCGAACTCATCGACACAAACAGGTGGTTCAACGCTAACACAGCAATTAATCAAAAACCAAATTTTAACGAATGAAGTATCCTACGAACGTAAAGCAAAAGAAATTTTGCTAGCATATCGTTTAGAGCACTTCATGAGTAAAGAAGAAATTTTAGAAGCATACTTAAATATTATTCCATATGGTCGTAACTCATCAGGGCGTAATATTGCCGGGATTGAAACAGCCGCACAAGGAATTTTCGGTGTCAAAGCATCCGAGTTAAACTTACCTCAAGCTGCTTACATTGCCGGGATTCCGCAAGCACCTTTTAAATACACGCCATTCACGAACAAAGGTGAAAAAAAGAGTGCAGAGGGTATGCAACCAGGGATTGACCGTATGAAAACGGTACTTTACCGCATGCAAGAAGTTGGCTACATTACAGAAAAAGAATACGATGAAGCCGTTAAATACGATATTACAAAAGACTTCAAGGAGCGCGAAAATCGCCCCGAAGACAAATATCCTTGGTTAACTATAGAACTCGAGGAACGTGCCAAAGAGATTTTTGCAAAAAAGCTCGCTGAAAAAGATGGCATCGATCCCGCGCGTTTTACAGAAGAGTCCAATTTAAAACTAAAATATGGTATTTTAGCTGACCGTACATTACGTTCTGGTGGCTATCGTATTTACTCAACTATCGATAAAGATATGTATGACGCCATGCAACAAGTAACCAAAGACTTCACGCTTTATGGTCAAACCTATAAGAAAAAGGTAAAAGATCCTGAAACGGGCGAAGAAATCGAAGAGGATGTACCTGTTCAAACAGGTAGTATCGTCATTGATAATAAAACTGGCAGAATTTTAAGTTTCGTTGGTGGACGTGACCATGAACTAAATAAGTTAAATCATGCCACACAAGCATACCGTTCAAACGGTTCAACGATGAAACCATTATTAACGTATGCACCAGCATTAGAATACGGTGTGATTGGTGCAGGTAGTCCAGTGGTCGACGTAAAGTTCATACGTGCATACGATGACTATGAACCAGTAAACTATAACCCAGAGCAGCAACTTGGGATTATTCCTGCGCGTCAAGCGGTGGCGTCTTCTCAAAACTTACCGGTCTTACGATTATATGACTCAATTTTAGATCGACGCCCTGCAACCTACTTAGAAAAAATGGGCTTCTCAAGATTAACAGAAGGTGATTATGTCCACCTTTCAACAGCAATCGGTGGTATAACAAACGGTACGACAGTTGAAGAAAACGTGAATGCTTATGCAACGTTCGCAAATAATGGTCAATTCCTTGATGCGTACATGATTGAACGTATTGAAGATTTAGACGGCAACATCGTCTATGAGCATAAAGTAGAACCGGTTGAGGTATTCTCTCCGGAGACAGCTTACATGATGACAGATATGCTACGCGATGTCTTACAAGAAGGTGGTACCGCAACTCTTGGTAAAAGCCAGTTGAAGTTCTCATCTGACTTTGCAGCTAAAACAGGGACAACGCAAGATCATAAAGACGTTTGGTTAGTCGGTTACAACCCAAATATCTCGATTGGTGTTTGGCTAGGTTATAGTCAGCCACGTACATTATTTGCATTTAATAACCGTTACCAGCATCCAAGTAATCGTGTGAACCGCTTATGGGCCAATTATTTAAATGCTCTCTATGACGTTAATCCTGAATATATTGGCACGAAAGATACCTTCGAGCAACCTGAGGGCGTTGTCACACAAGACTTCTGTGGTATTTCTGGTCTAGCTCCTTCAAGCTCTTGCTCGAA
The sequence above is a segment of the Solibacillus sp. FSL H8-0523 genome. Coding sequences within it:
- a CDS encoding transglycosylase domain-containing protein, which gives rise to MKEWLDQLNEKIESLASSKPMRYLRISGGVFWNLSLLAMIFLTTAVIAVGGIGLGYFASLVKDEPLRSKEEMREQILSYEETSEIYFANDIYIGKIRTDLDRRETSLANISPIVINAVMATEDEYFREHPGIVPKAVLRGLLQDVSNSSTQTGGSTLTQQLIKNQILTNEVSYERKAKEILLAYRLEHFMSKEEILEAYLNIIPYGRNSSGRNIAGIETAAQGIFGVKASELNLPQAAYIAGIPQAPFKYTPFTNKGEKKSAEGMQPGIDRMKTVLYRMQEVGYITEKEYDEAVKYDITKDFKERENRPEDKYPWLTIELEERAKEIFAKKLAEKDGIDPARFTEESNLKLKYGILADRTLRSGGYRIYSTIDKDMYDAMQQVTKDFTLYGQTYKKKVKDPETGEEIEEDVPVQTGSIVIDNKTGRILSFVGGRDHELNKLNHATQAYRSNGSTMKPLLTYAPALEYGVIGAGSPVVDVKFIRAYDDYEPVNYNPEQQLGIIPARQAVASSQNLPVLRLYDSILDRRPATYLEKMGFSRLTEGDYVHLSTAIGGITNGTTVEENVNAYATFANNGQFLDAYMIERIEDLDGNIVYEHKVEPVEVFSPETAYMMTDMLRDVLQEGGTATLGKSQLKFSSDFAAKTGTTQDHKDVWLVGYNPNISIGVWLGYSQPRTLFAFNNRYQHPSNRVNRLWANYLNALYDVNPEYIGTKDTFEQPEGVVTQDFCGISGLAPSSSCSNAGLVRSDLFNKNVFLPTEPDDSFVSSTTVVVNDGTYAALPTTPTEFVQMSGYGLNQTFIDRMLGKLGGDASRLLPFSSGNGVVTAQFNADSAAPEAVWATLTEGSLSWTASASSDVVGYRVYSMTNEGTALVGSRKAYEGFQMSVTPGVRYVVVAVDITGFESPYSNEVGEITSIPEPPEEEEEEEEEEIIEDEVIEEEIDVDPFESTVE